Proteins from a genomic interval of Candidatus Korarchaeum sp.:
- a CDS encoding DMT family transporter, giving the protein MNCQVRDVSKSKSGVIPLLLAAFLWSTIGLATKRALNAGSDAFWIGGMRAGVSAVLSLIFLRRRVLDFKLALIGIFFTGPLYLIYVFSVMHSGIGIAAVLLYTAPVIVIILAKFLLNESLNTRKLIALILSLSGIVAIGLRGGGNLDLVAIALGLGSSLSYSGIILGVRKLAVSGYDEIELGLGPQVWAALELLPLLSLSRGSLNLDSMISIVYLGIFPSFLAYYLHAMGLKRIEAGPASIISNLEPISALILGIFLGEQPGLLGFLGSALIISSAIIVSWRR; this is encoded by the coding sequence TTGAATTGCCAGGTGAGAGATGTGAGTAAATCCAAGAGCGGCGTGATACCACTTCTATTAGCGGCATTCCTCTGGAGCACTATAGGTTTAGCGACTAAGCGCGCCTTGAATGCAGGCTCAGATGCCTTCTGGATAGGAGGGATGAGGGCTGGAGTCAGCGCTGTACTCTCCCTGATTTTCCTGAGGAGGAGGGTGCTCGATTTTAAGTTGGCCCTCATAGGCATCTTCTTCACGGGCCCCCTCTATCTAATATATGTCTTCAGCGTCATGCACTCTGGCATTGGGATAGCTGCCGTGCTCCTCTACACAGCCCCCGTCATAGTGATAATACTCGCGAAGTTCTTGCTGAATGAGAGCTTGAACACGAGGAAGCTCATAGCCCTCATCTTATCTCTCTCGGGAATAGTTGCCATAGGGTTGAGGGGAGGGGGAAATCTGGACTTAGTTGCGATAGCCCTGGGATTGGGGAGCAGCTTATCCTACTCGGGCATAATACTAGGTGTCCGGAAACTTGCCGTTTCCGGATACGATGAGATAGAGCTCGGCCTGGGCCCTCAGGTCTGGGCAGCTTTAGAGCTCCTCCCCCTCTTATCTCTCTCCAGAGGAAGCCTCAATCTCGATTCTATGATCTCAATCGTTTATTTGGGTATCTTCCCATCCTTCTTAGCTTATTACTTGCATGCGATGGGGCTCAAGAGGATCGAAGCTGGTCCAGCTAGCATAATATCGAACTTAGAGCCGATATCTGCGTTAATTCTGGGTATCTTTCTCGGGGAGCAGCCCGGATTACTTGGATTCTTGGGGTCGGCTCTAATAATATCGAGCGCAATTATAGTGAGTTGGAGGAGATAA
- a CDS encoding phosphoadenosine phosphosulfate reductase family protein, which translates to MENVPLVSRGCSREAFTVPISKVSDPRPAFDWDIKLLKGVLEAQFGAGAYEDLIINEVVLLGRAPYLDTSYEVIADGTVLGHLFFDIYEFKWYFRPDPPSIIRIGHRIERRSMYGRRGEEIGEAEPGDPKYLLLENGIAERIGNKYVVIKEFKKRIKEPLDVKNSWGKVISMNEPSVLSREFESIKMIWRLTKGRGVVVSFSGGKDSSVLLELVRRSDIDFLIYFNDTGLELPETISFVESVGCDIVGEAGDSFWRNLDHFGPPARDYRWCCKVIKLMPTYRALKHLRPGLTLVGQRRYESSARMRSPYLWRNEWLPGFLTAAPLNDWSNLQAWLYIRIRGLRINPLYFEGFERLGCYLCPASRLSDYIRLRERYSSLWERWEGFLMRYARERGYDTCWLTYGMWRWVDPPERMRKLCGTVREKPIKVSIDGTISVSELDYERFINLSRTSRSTMKVLKDRLILSEDPIEALRILVRANLCTGCGVCLEYCERKAIKLSEKASVGDSCDRCGLCNEVCPLSSYFMKLIDIS; encoded by the coding sequence TTGGAAAACGTCCCGCTAGTCTCTAGGGGATGCTCGAGGGAAGCATTTACCGTCCCCATATCCAAGGTCAGCGATCCTAGACCAGCGTTCGATTGGGATATCAAATTATTGAAGGGAGTCCTCGAGGCTCAATTCGGTGCGGGAGCTTATGAGGACTTAATAATCAATGAAGTAGTCCTCTTGGGGAGGGCACCCTACTTAGATACATCTTACGAAGTGATAGCCGATGGAACTGTATTAGGGCACCTCTTCTTCGATATATATGAGTTCAAGTGGTACTTCAGGCCCGATCCTCCCTCTATAATCAGGATAGGGCATAGGATCGAGAGGAGGAGTATGTACGGCAGGAGAGGGGAGGAGATAGGGGAGGCCGAGCCGGGAGATCCTAAGTACTTACTACTTGAGAACGGGATAGCTGAGAGAATCGGGAACAAATATGTAGTCATCAAGGAATTTAAAAAGAGAATTAAAGAACCATTGGATGTTAAAAATAGCTGGGGTAAAGTCATTTCGATGAACGAACCTTCAGTTTTGTCTAGGGAGTTCGAATCCATTAAAATGATTTGGCGATTGACGAAAGGGAGGGGAGTCGTGGTGTCCTTCTCGGGAGGTAAGGACAGCTCAGTGCTGTTGGAACTCGTGAGGAGAAGCGATATCGATTTCCTGATTTACTTCAATGACACTGGATTGGAGCTGCCTGAGACAATCAGCTTCGTTGAGAGTGTAGGTTGCGATATAGTCGGGGAAGCTGGTGATTCGTTCTGGAGGAACCTCGACCACTTCGGCCCCCCTGCGAGGGATTATAGGTGGTGCTGCAAAGTGATAAAGCTCATGCCGACATATAGAGCCCTCAAACACCTCAGACCTGGCTTAACTTTAGTGGGTCAGAGGAGGTACGAATCCTCAGCTAGGATGCGTAGCCCCTATCTGTGGAGGAACGAATGGCTCCCCGGCTTCCTGACAGCCGCTCCATTGAACGATTGGAGCAACTTGCAGGCATGGTTATACATAAGGATAAGGGGATTGAGGATAAATCCGCTCTACTTCGAGGGATTTGAGAGGTTAGGATGCTACTTATGTCCAGCATCGCGACTATCGGATTACATTAGATTGAGGGAGAGGTATAGCTCTCTCTGGGAGAGATGGGAGGGATTCCTGATGAGATACGCGAGGGAGAGGGGTTACGATACTTGCTGGCTGACATACGGGATGTGGAGATGGGTTGATCCTCCTGAGAGGATGAGGAAGCTCTGCGGAACTGTCAGGGAGAAGCCGATAAAGGTATCTATAGATGGAACGATCTCAGTGAGTGAACTAGACTACGAGAGATTCATTAACCTCTCCCGCACCTCAAGGAGCACCATGAAGGTCCTGAAGGATAGGTTAATTCTCAGCGAGGATCCTATTGAGGCCCTGAGAATATTAGTTAGGGCCAATCTTTGTACGGGATGCGGAGTCTGCTTAGAATACTGTGAGAGGAAAGCTATAAAGCTCTCAGAGAAGGCCTCAGTAGGCGATTCATGTGATAGATGCGGGCTCTGTAATGAAGTATGTCCCCTCTCATCTTACTTCATGAAGTTAATTGATATCTCATAG
- a CDS encoding M28 family peptidase yields MRAVTLALISLLLLSLLPASAEEEKVIGKIDIEYAKYIENKLTSIGSYKEPKFLGFRVAGTPEDLETANFIAEEMRKMGLVNVSLEPVPLDAWEFKGARLELSNGKVIIASSFGGVPGTGSEGISGEIVYVGDGTRGNYEGLNVSGKLVLAYWNPDISWLNMIAHEAMIHGAKGVILFNPPNGSYAQHPNALHSFDGLYSSDFIPMIVISKEDAQEIIEMLKSGPVEAKMVNLATLKRGTGWNTIGYIPGRRADEYILIAAHHDAWFYGAMDDTGAVAALLTLAKAIKESGYVPERTLVFMTHTAEEYGIVDAYYDWLIGAWWRITQAHPEWRKKAIAYINLEGMAIKGAPLGVYASPELSTFISEILDESKELLPYGRGELEDVWCWTEAWPYAAAGVPSINLDTFSPWFRQNIYHTQFDSPEIIDWDYLGKIISLTAKILIRLDKSELLPYDFSARAAHLRENLNVTRMKQLGAEPEELMKGVEELEKAFSEFRNLSKNVSSDVIVKVNSKLREAAYIMLSELTALDPWDNTIYPHQQVESDALFLSSALDALKRGDVNEALSMIESVSINWYDSFYSYEVFKRELLHKSPNYERITWGALGHLAPPIDLWKEYNSLREKSMANITNYDAEMRSIENHLKETKALYQERLRDIARALSSASSLIREANSILKSTTTPKTEVREETVTPQEVISLIPAVLISILVIVILLVIYLRRRK; encoded by the coding sequence ATGAGAGCTGTAACCCTCGCCCTCATATCCCTCCTCCTCTTAAGCCTCCTCCCCGCCTCAGCCGAGGAGGAGAAAGTCATCGGGAAAATAGATATAGAGTACGCGAAGTACATCGAGAATAAGTTAACGAGTATCGGATCATACAAAGAGCCTAAATTCCTGGGTTTTAGAGTGGCAGGGACTCCTGAGGACCTAGAAACAGCTAATTTCATCGCTGAGGAGATGAGGAAGATGGGTTTAGTCAACGTCTCCTTGGAACCCGTCCCATTAGATGCTTGGGAATTCAAGGGGGCTAGATTGGAGCTCAGCAACGGCAAGGTGATCATAGCCTCCTCCTTCGGGGGCGTCCCGGGGACTGGGAGTGAGGGGATAAGCGGCGAGATCGTGTACGTGGGAGATGGTACTAGAGGCAATTACGAAGGTTTGAATGTCAGTGGGAAGCTCGTCCTCGCGTACTGGAATCCTGATATCAGCTGGCTCAATATGATAGCTCATGAAGCGATGATCCACGGGGCCAAAGGCGTGATCCTCTTCAATCCGCCTAATGGAAGCTACGCTCAGCACCCCAACGCTTTACATTCTTTCGATGGTCTCTACAGCTCGGATTTCATTCCGATGATAGTTATAAGTAAGGAAGACGCTCAGGAAATAATTGAGATGCTGAAATCAGGTCCTGTAGAGGCTAAGATGGTGAACCTCGCTACTTTGAAGCGTGGTACTGGATGGAACACTATAGGCTACATCCCCGGGAGGAGGGCTGATGAGTACATACTGATAGCGGCGCATCACGATGCTTGGTTCTATGGAGCTATGGATGATACTGGTGCTGTGGCTGCGCTTCTAACTTTAGCTAAAGCCATAAAGGAGAGCGGTTACGTCCCGGAGAGGACTTTAGTATTCATGACGCACACAGCTGAGGAGTACGGGATTGTAGATGCTTATTACGATTGGCTCATAGGTGCTTGGTGGCGTATAACTCAAGCTCATCCCGAGTGGAGGAAGAAGGCAATAGCTTACATAAACCTCGAGGGGATGGCAATTAAAGGTGCTCCCTTAGGTGTGTATGCCTCCCCAGAGCTCTCCACATTTATCTCAGAGATCCTCGATGAGAGCAAGGAGCTCCTGCCTTACGGAAGAGGAGAATTGGAAGATGTCTGGTGCTGGACCGAGGCATGGCCTTACGCAGCTGCAGGCGTTCCCAGCATAAACTTGGATACATTCTCCCCCTGGTTCCGTCAGAACATATATCATACTCAGTTCGATTCCCCCGAGATAATTGATTGGGATTACTTAGGGAAGATAATCTCCCTGACAGCTAAGATCCTCATAAGGCTGGATAAGTCCGAGCTCCTACCCTATGACTTCAGCGCGAGGGCTGCTCACTTGAGGGAGAATTTGAATGTGACTAGGATGAAGCAACTCGGAGCTGAGCCTGAAGAACTCATGAAGGGAGTTGAGGAGCTTGAGAAAGCATTCTCCGAGTTCAGGAACTTGAGTAAGAATGTATCATCGGATGTAATAGTGAAAGTGAATTCAAAGCTGAGGGAAGCTGCTTATATCATGCTATCGGAACTTACAGCTCTCGATCCCTGGGATAACACGATATACCCGCATCAGCAAGTTGAGTCCGATGCGCTCTTCCTGAGCTCCGCTTTAGATGCTTTGAAGAGAGGCGATGTCAATGAAGCCCTTTCGATGATAGAATCCGTGAGCATAAACTGGTACGATTCGTTCTACAGTTACGAAGTATTCAAGAGGGAGCTCCTGCACAAATCCCCGAATTATGAGAGGATAACCTGGGGAGCCCTGGGCCATTTAGCGCCACCAATAGACCTCTGGAAGGAGTATAACTCCCTGAGGGAGAAGTCCATGGCCAATATCACGAACTACGATGCTGAGATGAGATCTATCGAGAACCACCTGAAGGAGACGAAGGCCCTCTATCAGGAGAGGCTGAGAGATATAGCTAGAGCACTGAGTTCAGCTAGCTCCCTCATAAGGGAGGCGAACTCAATCCTCAAATCGACCACGACTCCGAAGACAGAGGTCAGGGAGGAGACCGTAACACCGCAGGAGGTTATCTCACTAATACCAGCTGTACTGATCTCGATCTTAGTGATCGTAATATTGCTCGTGATCTACTTGAGGAGGCGTAAATAA